CTGCTGCGTCGGGCTCGTCGAATAGTGTGTCGTACCAGGATCCCAATGGAATGATCCCTCTCCCGACCCCTGCGGAACTCCCGCTCGTTATGGGAGTGGTGGGCCTGCACCGGCTAGGGCGCAGGCGGTGGCACGGAGTAAGGAGTGGATGTGGGGGATTTGGCGGTCGGCGCACGATCCGGACACGACGAACCCGAAGACCGGCCGGACAATCCGGAGGACACCGAGTCCGCCGGGACGGCAGACCGCACGGAGGGTGACGGGGACTCCGCGAACGGCGGTCGTACGCCCCCGAAGCCGCGCTCCTTCTGGAAGGAGCTGCCCCTGCTCATCGGCATCGCGCTGGTTCTGGCGCTGCTGATCAAGACGTTCCTGGTGCAGGCGTTCTCGATCCCCTCGGATTCGATGCAGGACACCCTCCAGCGGGGTGACCGGGTGCTGGTCGACAAACTGACCCCCTGGTTCGGCTCGGAGCCCAAGCGCGGCGAGGTCGTGGTCTTCCACGACCCGGGCGGCTGGCTGGAGGACACCCAGACGCCCAACCCGAATGTGGTGCAGAAGTTCCTCAGCTTCATCGGGCTGATGCCGTCCGTCGAGGAGAAGGACCTGATCAAGCGGGTCATCGGGGTCGGTGGCGACACGGTGGAGTGCAAGAAGAACGGCCCGGTCACGGTCAATGGCAAGGCGCTGGACGACCAGTCGTTCATCTTCCCGGGGAACACCCCCTGCAATGACGAGCCGTTCGGTCCGATCAAGGTGCCCGAGGGCCGGATCTGGGTGATGGGCGACCACCGCCAGAACTCCCTCGACTCCCGCTACCACCAGAATCTGCCGGGCAACGGCACGGTCTCCAACGACGAGGTCGTCGGCCGGGCCATCGTCGTGGCGTGGCCGATCAACCGCTGGGCGACCCTGCCGATCCCGAAGACCTTCGACCAGCCGGGGATCAACGACCAGTCGGCGCTCAACTCGGCGATGGGACTGGCCCCGGGAGCACTCGGTGTAGCCGGTGCGCTGCCCCTCGTGTTGTGGCGTCGCAGGAGGCTGACCGCCGGGCGTACCGCCGGGTAGGGTTCCGACTCGGATCAGCGATTGTCGATCTCCGAGGTGGGGGACGCTGGGATGAGTGGAACAGGACGAACGGGTGGCGGCCGCGGCCGGCTCGGCAGCACGCTGTCGGGGCTGGCCGTGGCCGTCGGCTGTGTGCTCTTCCTCGGCGGGTTCGCCTGGGGGGCCGTGGTGTACAAGCCGTACACCGTGCCGACCGAGTCGATGACGCCGACGGTGCACGCCGGAGACCGGGTGCTCGCACAGCGGATCGACGGCAGCGAGGTGCACCGGGGTGACGTGGTGGTCTTCACCGATCCGGGGTGGGGCAACATGCCGATGGTGAAGCGGGTCGTCGGGATCGGCGGCGACAAGATCGCCTGCTGCGACAAGGGTCGGCTCACCATCAACGGCAAGCCCATTGAGGAACCGTATCTGCAGACCAAGGACCCCGCCTCGGGGAACGACTTCACCGCGGATGTTCCCGAGGGGCAGCTCTTCCTGCTCGGGGACGAGCGCAGAGACTCGCTGGACTCCAGGGTCCACCTGGACGACCCGGGGCAGGGCTCCGTACCCCGCAGCGCGGTGCAGGCCCGGGTGGACGCCGTCGCCTGGCCGCTGGGCGGCATGATCGGGAGGCCGCAGGCCTTCGCCCCGCTCCCCGGCGGGGTGTCGTCGCCCGGACCGCTGCGGTTGCAGCTCGGGGTCGTGGCGGCGGGCGCGGTGCTCATCCTCCTCGGTGCCGCGTACGGCCCGATCGCGGCCCGGTCCGCACGCTCGGCACGCGGCAAGCGCGACAAGGTGCCCGCCGGTGTGCACTGAGAAGCGGAAGGTCGCCCGCGTGGTGCTCCTGGACCCCGACGACCGCATTCTTCTGATGCACGGCTTCGAACCGGAGGACCCGGGGAGCACCTGGTGGTTCACCCCCGGCGGTGGTCTGGAGGGCGATGAGACCCGGGAACAGGCCGCGCTGCGCGAGCTCGCCGAGGAGACCGGGATCACCGATGTCGAACTGGGCCCGCTGCTCTGGCAGCGGATGTGTTCGTTCCCGTTCGACGGGCGCCGCTGGGATCAGGACGAGTGGTACTTCCTGGCGCGTACGACGCAGACCGTCACCGACACCAGCGGGCAGACCGGACTGGAGCAGCGGAGCGTCACGGGGCTGAGGCGGTGGACCTCCGCCGAACTGTCGGCGGCGCGTGAGACGGTGTACCCGACCAGACTCGCCGAGCTGCTGAGCACACTGCTCGACGAGGGTCCTCCGCGTACGCCACTGGTTCTGACCCCCGAAATCGCCTAAGCGCCCGGGGGCACCGGAGCCTGGCGCACAATGGGGGCACGCACGGCTGAAGGGGAACATGCCAATGAGCGCCGAGGACCTCGAAAAGTACGAGACCGAGATGGAGCTGAAGCTCTACCGGGAGTACCGAGATGTCGTCGGTCTGTTCAAATATGTGATCGAGACCGAACGGCGCTTCTACCTCACCAACGACTACGAGATGCAGGTGCACTCGGTTCAGGGTGAGGTGTTTTTCGAAGTATCCATGGCGGACGCCTGGGTCTGGGACATGTACCGGCCCGCGCGGTTCGTCAAGCAGGTACGGGTACTGACGTTCAAGGACGTCAACATCGAGGAGCTCAACAAGACCGATCTCGAACTTCCGGGTGGCTGATTTATCCACAATCCCGGAGTTGTCCACCAAGATCCACCAGCTGCGGCCGGACGCGTCAGAGTCGGTGCCGGAGGTGGTGCCGATATGAACGCACGGGGGGCACTCGGGCGGTACGGCGAGGATCTGGCGGCGCGGCTGCTGACC
This sequence is a window from Streptomyces sp. NBC_01217. Protein-coding genes within it:
- the lepB gene encoding signal peptidase I is translated as MAVGARSGHDEPEDRPDNPEDTESAGTADRTEGDGDSANGGRTPPKPRSFWKELPLLIGIALVLALLIKTFLVQAFSIPSDSMQDTLQRGDRVLVDKLTPWFGSEPKRGEVVVFHDPGGWLEDTQTPNPNVVQKFLSFIGLMPSVEEKDLIKRVIGVGGDTVECKKNGPVTVNGKALDDQSFIFPGNTPCNDEPFGPIKVPEGRIWVMGDHRQNSLDSRYHQNLPGNGTVSNDEVVGRAIVVAWPINRWATLPIPKTFDQPGINDQSALNSAMGLAPGALGVAGALPLVLWRRRRLTAGRTAG
- the lepB gene encoding signal peptidase I; the encoded protein is MSGTGRTGGGRGRLGSTLSGLAVAVGCVLFLGGFAWGAVVYKPYTVPTESMTPTVHAGDRVLAQRIDGSEVHRGDVVVFTDPGWGNMPMVKRVVGIGGDKIACCDKGRLTINGKPIEEPYLQTKDPASGNDFTADVPEGQLFLLGDERRDSLDSRVHLDDPGQGSVPRSAVQARVDAVAWPLGGMIGRPQAFAPLPGGVSSPGPLRLQLGVVAAGAVLILLGAAYGPIAARSARSARGKRDKVPAGVH
- a CDS encoding NUDIX hydrolase gives rise to the protein MCTEKRKVARVVLLDPDDRILLMHGFEPEDPGSTWWFTPGGGLEGDETREQAALRELAEETGITDVELGPLLWQRMCSFPFDGRRWDQDEWYFLARTTQTVTDTSGQTGLEQRSVTGLRRWTSAELSAARETVYPTRLAELLSTLLDEGPPRTPLVLTPEIA
- a CDS encoding DUF2469 domain-containing protein: MSAEDLEKYETEMELKLYREYRDVVGLFKYVIETERRFYLTNDYEMQVHSVQGEVFFEVSMADAWVWDMYRPARFVKQVRVLTFKDVNIEELNKTDLELPGG